The window TCCTTGAGAAAGCTCCATGCTTGTATTTTCACTCTTGGGCTTTGTCAAAGTACTTTTCTAGGCTCAAAGCTTGTAACTTGCTATTCAAAGTTCGGATTCTTGGCTGAATCAAGATGTGTATTCGATAGAATTATCAATAACAATCTCTCTCTTTGCAATGCAATTCTTGTTGGGTATTTTAGAAATGGTCAATGTAGTGAAGTTCTTAGGctgtatttgaatttaaagaaaaataagattgGTTTTGATGGTTCAGCTATTACGTTTTGTTTGAAGAGTTGTGTTGATTTGGGTAGCTTTGAATTTGGAAAAGGGGTTCATGTTGATGCTTTTAAGTTTGGGTTTAGTAAAGATGGATTTGTGGGGTCTTCACTTATAGGGTTATATTCGAAGTTCGGAGATACGGGTGGTGCTTCTAAAGTGTTTGATGAAATAGCTGTTAGAGATGTTGTTGTTTACACTTCAATGATAACTGGATATGCACAGCTGGGCGGTCAGCTTGCTTATGAGGCTTTTGAATTAGCTCGTGGAATGCCAAAGGAAAAGATTGATCCCAACAGGGTGACCTTGGTTAGTTTACTGCGGGCAGCAGCTGAGTTGGAGGCTTTAGAAGAAGGTCGTTCAATCCATGGATATGCTATTAGAAGACGGATTGGTTGTTTAGATGAAGTATTTGAGACAAGTCTCATTGACATGTATATTAAATGTAGGGTCCCAACAATGGCAGCCTGCATTTTCGGTAGCATGAAGGTGAGAACAATTGGTTCTTGGAATGCAATGATAATTGGATATCTTCAAATGGGGCAGCCCTCGGAAGCTTTGGGACATTTTCATACAATGGTACAAGAAAATGTTTTTCCAGATCTGATTAGCTTATCCAATGGGATTTTGTGTTGTGCTGATTTGAAGTATTTGCGGGAAGGCAAGAGTATTCATGGTCACATTATTCGGATAGGGTACCAGCTTGATCTAGTAGCTACTACTGCTTTGGTTGATATGTACTCCAAGTGCAACAATTTGATCCAAGCTAGGAAATTGTTCGATGTAATGGAGACAAGAGATGTGGTTTCATACAATGTCATGATGGCAGGCTACCTCCAAAATGAATTTGCTTTCAAAGCCGTGGACATTTTTACTGAAATGGTTAGAATTTGTAGTAAACCAAACCTAGGTTCCATCCTGAGTATACTTTCTGCATTCTCTTATCTGAAGAACATAAGAGGAGGAAGGAGTGTGCATGGATACATACTGAGACATGAGTTTCATATGAATACTGAAGTTGCCAATCAAATTATCTACATGTATGCAAGATGTGGTTCCATCTTTGATGGAAGGCAAGTATTTGACAGTATAAAATACAAGGATTTGATTTCATGGACTTCAATGATAATGGGCTATGTCTACCAAGGGCATGCAAATGAAGCCATCATATTATTCCGGGTTATGAAAAGAGAAAGACTAGACCATGATTCTGTTACTCTGATAAGTTTGCTCCAGGCATCCTCACAGCTTGGACATCTTAGTCTAGCAAAGGAAGTCCACTGTCACTTGTATCGAGCTCTAATGGAAAGAGAAACACCAGTAATTAATTCCCTGATAACTACTTATGCTAAGTTAGGAAAATTAAGTATGGCCAGAAATCTGTTTGAGCACACCACTAGAGGGTGTGCAACATCATGGAACACAATGATAGCTGCATATGGGATGCATGGGAACTGCATAGAAGCTCTCCGACTATTTGATCAGATGAAAAAGGAGATGATTAAGCCCGATGGCATGACCTTTACATCAATACTTACTGCTTGCAGTCATTCAGGCTTGGTAGAAGATGGTCTGCAAGTATTTAAGTGCATGAGAGAAGAATATTCTATAGATCCTTGTGAAGAGCATTATGCATGTATTGTGGATTTATTGTGCCGAGCAGGACGGCTTGAAGTAGCAtatgatttggttagattgcTGCCAGAAAGGCAAAGTGCTACTGCATTGAGTGCTCTGCTTGCTGCTTGCAGAATGCATTGGAATACAGAAATGGGGGAGGTCATAGGAAATCGCCTTTTGGATTTAGAACCTGATAACCCAAGTGTATATAATTTGGTATCAAATTTATATGCAGAAAGTGGAAAATGGGATGCAGCAGCCAGAATGAGGAACATGGCAAAGAAGAGGGGTTTGAAAAAGCCCCCAGGATACAGTCTGATTGAACTAGATTCAGAGATGTAAATATCTACTGGACTGAATTCACGATTGGTTTCAAATACAATTATCATTCTTTAGAACCTAGGCTCGGTACAACATACTGTTGACTTGGATACTGTTTCTAATTACCGCAAGGTAATAAAGAGATCTGCATGTGTAGCCTGTAATCTAGTTACAATTGTTTATAGTGGAATAAAACAAAGTGGATGGGTCAAGATTTCAGTGATGATATATCTTCAAATTAATAGTCCTTGCTTCAACCATGTTTTCCATGCACACATTACTCTGAATGAATGCTTTTATCATTATACTAGTCAAGAAACGATTGAGACATGGACTGCCATGACACTCCCAAAGCAAGAAACGACATTTGGTTCAATAAAATTCCTTGCATCATCTTTCTTTAAAGTCATTGAACCAAGTCTTATCCACGTAAGGTTGTTGTTTTCCTCGAGTCCCAATTTCCGACTTAGTGTTTTAAGAGCCTTAAAACGGCCTAGAAGGGGCACGCCTCCCTAAGAGGCTATCGACATTAGTTAGGGATTTTTAATGGTCAAAATATCTATCAAGTCTATGTATTTATGCgtattattcaatttagtttttatatttaaaattagaataatttaaaattacgTGGCACTGATGTGATGATGTAGTATTACCACGTGGTATTGATATGATGAAGTGACAATATTGATGTGGCACTAACATGCTGATGTGTTTCACGTGGTAATATTGAcgtgacaaataaaaaaaaaacttttaaaaaaaaaatttgtgtcACATcatagggactaaattgaataaaaatgtataatataagaataaattaaacaaaattaagatgttgaggaactaaattgaaaaaaatattaaaaaaatgtaaaaaatttatgatattaaaaatatatataagtatattcttacttgattatttgattctagaataaatatagtaatttatcttctttgtaaaaattaagtttgaattccccttttataaaaaaaattctgaaaaaaatttcatagctataatcaaatttaaatgaataacTTACATTATGTTgggataaaataatataaaaaaataaataaaattttttttttataatagcatagaattttgaaatttatgttCTTAATTTGACTTAGATTTGAGTTGAACTCAAATTGACAAAATAAGTTGATTTAATTACaactttcacaatttacaaatacacattcttttgaaattattcGATTCTTACCcaattaactttttatttaaatttattcaaaatttcttatcaaacgattttatttaagttcaaaaatcacaatcaaattatgctaaatttaaatttaaattattaatttggatctaccaaaaatttgtaaatacaaaataaaatggtacaaatatttataattatatttaattttatcagTCATAATAGCAGTCTTTAACCCAGGAAATTTCAACCTAgaaaatataacttgaaatattaaacaaNCATAATAGCAGTCTTTAACCCAGGAAATTTCAACCTAgaaaatataacttgaaatattaaacaaaataaaaacataaaaaataaaaaaaattaaaagggtAGAATAGCTCAGATTTTATAAGTGTAATAAGAAGTCTGTCATGCCCAAATTGAATAAGTCAgaataagaaattatttttataatcattaTTAACTCCATatcttcctttttcatttaaaaaaaaacaaaaatcaagaaCAATGAGGCTCAAACATGCACAAACGTTGTCATTAGAGATTCTTTGGTCCTTaaagtaaaagaatttaagaaaaaaaaatccaaattagAATCCAGAAACGTAAATATGTCATCATTGTCCTAATTTTGTAATAATTAATGGATGAATTAAACTTCCaatgagaaaaacaaagaatggAGAAGAAGATTATGGGTGGTTAAGGAGAAAAATAGTTATTGCTTTTTATAactgcaaaaataaaaatccttATTCTAAGCGATTTTAGGGTTTGTGGAAATAAGGGTGCTGTCtttctataaatatatatctaaGATAAGatattggaattttttttataaaagtggaattcaaacttaattgttacaaaatagataaattaatGTACTTATTATGGAATCAAAtgatcaagtaagaaaatatttatatatatttcttaataccataaattttttacacTTAAACATTTGGCTTACTAATAAGTATATGTATTATTTACTTAAAAATGTGTATTTTGTCAAatacttttttcattttagtccttaaatactttaaatttgttcaatttaatccatgtacaataaatttttgttcaatttagtccttatGATGTGGTACAAATTTTGTTCTCAACTTACCATGTCAGCATCGCCATGTGGCACCAACATGTCATCATGTCAATGCCACGTGGCACTGCCATGTCATCATATTGGTATCATGTCACCAAAATATGCCATGTCAGCGTTGATGTCATCGTTGATGTCATCATTTTTAATGACAAAATTAGATGTCGTTAAGAGAATGGACTAAtttgaagtaatttttaaaatcaatagactaaattgttttaattttaagtacaaaaactaaattgaataaGATGCATATGTACATGTACAGGGACTTATTGGctattttgatcaaaattatattctaaatttgacttagtttttaacttgagttgaactcaaattagcaaaataagttaatttagttataactttcacaatttataaatactcatttttttgaaattattcaaCCCTTCCCTAATTTAccctttatttaaatttactcacagtttcttataaaacgattttatttaagtttaaaaatcacaatcaaattctactaaaattaaatttaaattattaatttggatctacaaaaaaattgtaaatacaaaataaaatggtacaaatatatacaattatatttaactCTACCACCATAACTATAGTATTTAATCCAAATaatttcaacctaaaatatataacctgaatattaaataaaataaaacataaaaaaataaacaaaacatTGAAGGGGTAGAGCAGCTCAGATtctatgaatataataaaaggtcTGTCATGCTCAAATTGAGCAAGTCAAAACAACGAATTACTTTTATAATCATCTCTAATTTCAtatcttctttctttatttttaaaagaaaaaaaccacaaaaataaaaagaaataacaatgAGACTCAAACACGCACAAATATTGTCATCAGAGAGTTGTTTGGTccttaaattaaaagaatttaagaaaaaaatccaaatcagaatccaaaaacataaatttgtCATCATCGCCCTAATTTCGTAACAATTAATCGatgaattaaacttttaatgagaaaaacaaagaatagAGAAGAAAGATTGAGGGGTGGTCAAGGAGAAGAGTATGTATTGCCTTTTATAACTGCAAAAATGAAATCTTAATTCTAAGCCTTTTTAGAGTTTATGTAAATGACGATGCTATCCTTCTATAAGTATATAtccaagataaaatattagaactttttttataaaaggataattcaaacttaatttttgcaaGATAGATGAATTAACGTGCCTATTATGGaatcaaatgatcaattaagaaaatatttatatatttattaacaccataaatcttttacactttaacatttaacttgttaataagtatatgtattatctatgtaaaatttatatttatatattttttaatttagtccctaaatatttcaattttgttcaatttagtttcTGTACTATAGATTTTTGctcaatttaatccctatAACGcgatatattttaaaattttttttctctatctaCCACGTCAGCATTGCCACGTGGCACGACATGTTAGCATGTTAGTGCCACATGGTACTGCCACATCATCATATCGGTACCACATCACTAAAATGTGGCACGTCAGTGCTGATATCATCCCTTTTAACGGTAAAATTAGATGTCTTTAGGTGaaaagactaaattgaaaCAATTCTTAAAATCAATGAACTAAATTACTTCGATTTTGAGTAcagagactaaattgaacaaaatgcaTGAACATAGAAACTGGTGAGTATTTGGACTAATTTTTAATAGCAACTGGAATTCTGAATACTCAATCTTGCATATCGTCATTTCCAAGTAGGTCAATAAGCTAAGCCCCCAGATTTCATTAGGTATTATTCTGAATATTGGATTATAAGATATTTAgccaaataacaaaaaaaaattacataaattgAAATAAGCATACTTATTTAGAAGatttgtataaaatattatcactTAAATTAAGGTTGGACATCCTTATCACTTTAAACTATAAAGAGATCATTTTCTAAATAACTAAAT is drawn from Theobroma cacao cultivar B97-61/B2 chromosome 4, Criollo_cocoa_genome_V2, whole genome shotgun sequence and contains these coding sequences:
- the LOC18601590 gene encoding pentatricopeptide repeat-containing protein At3g03580; amino-acid sequence: MIFFLFKIPSLVPKMNPIPSFKFQSLFLYHSTSNEVEKFASLLENCRDIVSLRKLHACIFTLGLCQSTFLGSKLVTCYSKFGFLAESRCVFDRIINNNLSLCNAILVGYFRNGQCSEVLRLYLNLKKNKIGFDGSAITFCLKSCVDLGSFEFGKGVHVDAFKFGFSKDGFVGSSLIGLYSKFGDTGGASKVFDEIAVRDVVVYTSMITGYAQLGGQLAYEAFELARGMPKEKIDPNRVTLVSLLRAAAELEALEEGRSIHGYAIRRRIGCLDEVFETSLIDMYIKCRVPTMAACIFGSMKVRTIGSWNAMIIGYLQMGQPSEALGHFHTMVQENVFPDLISLSNGILCCADLKYLREGKSIHGHIIRIGYQLDLVATTALVDMYSKCNNLIQARKLFDVMETRDVVSYNVMMAGYLQNEFAFKAVDIFTEMVRICSKPNLGSILSILSAFSYLKNIRGGRSVHGYILRHEFHMNTEVANQIIYMYARCGSIFDGRQVFDSIKYKDLISWTSMIMGYVYQGHANEAIILFRVMKRERLDHDSVTLISLLQASSQLGHLSLAKEVHCHLYRALMERETPVINSLITTYAKLGKLSMARNLFEHTTRGCATSWNTMIAAYGMHGNCIEALRLFDQMKKEMIKPDGMTFTSILTACSHSGLVEDGLQVFKCMREEYSIDPCEEHYACIVDLLCRAGRLEVAYDLVRLLPERQSATALSALLAACRMHWNTEMGEVIGNRLLDLEPDNPSVYNLVSNLYAESGKWDAAARMRNMAKKRGLKKPPGYSLIELDSEM